In Chanodichthys erythropterus isolate Z2021 chromosome 9, ASM2448905v1, whole genome shotgun sequence, a genomic segment contains:
- the si:ch211-163l21.11 gene encoding inositol 1,4,5-triphosphate receptor associated 2, which yields MIDCVRPINKMRLQIDSNTKSRSIPPSIPAVSVTESQARTACEDPQVLTNNQTENSGNDCEEGSRHENHISLEEPSVIERLGPNSDDLTEEELEAAFSRLSVAFRCDQFTLCQRLETEEHARDSAEDNLKLEVERGLEIIETLKGMCLDIKRARLLQRLELCLNIIGGTIGRISNTAEVLGAVHQEAKVSHAVELMVAHVENLKLRHERNSIELEEMKKQMEKSSRERYVCEQWEEIDSVDKLEKDSQKPHLRRRISTNVITKQIQRQKLMESEALLSSVSNEISDRDRESNTKKPDHTEDCLLVDRGQAAPREDSPSQTAMVNDPEETSSAQVLPSQTLRLEQDPFYVKKNTSSLAVLPHQRLRRKAALEHSHARLKRSEHNLRDCDRCVISLQRPLMQWMYHCRWIILAIYLTVLCSIIILAILVWLLQTPVLWM from the exons ATGATTGACTGCGTACGGCCTATCAATAAAATGAGACTGCAAATCGACAGCAACACAAAATCCCGCTCGATCCCTCCTTCCATTCCCGCTGTCTCAGTGACTGAGTCTCAAGCGAGGACA GCCTGTGAAGACCCGCAAGTGCTGACCAACAACCAAACAGAGAACAGTGGGAATGACTGTGAGGAAG GATCTAGACACGAGAACCACATTTCCTTAGAAGAGCCGTCTGTTATCGAGAGGCTGGGTCCTAACAG TGATGACTTGACAGAGGAGGAACTGGAG GCTGCTTTCTCTCGGCTGTCTGTGGCCTTTCGCTGTGACCAGTTCACTCTGTGTCAAAGGCTGGAGACTGAGGAACATGCTCGGGACAGTGCTGAGGACAACCTCAAACTGGAAGTGGAAAGAGGCTTGGAAATAATTGAG ACACTCAAGGGAATGTGTTTAGATATCAAACGGGCCAGGCTCCTTCAGCGCCTTGAGCTTTGTCTTAACATTATCGGGGGCACCATCGGACGAATCTCCAACACAGCAGAGGTTCTTGGGGCAGTGCATCAG GAGGCTAAAGTGAGCCATGCAGTGGAACTGATGGTGGCTCATGTGGAGAACCTGAAGCTCCGCCACGAGAGAAACAGCATTGAATTGGAGGAAATGAAGAAACAAATGGAGAAAAGCAGCAGAGAGCGATATGTCTGTGAGCAGTGGG AGGAAATTGACTCTGTTGATAAGCTGGAAAAAGACTCACAGAAG CCACATTTACGGCGTAGAATCAGTACAAATGTCATCACAAAGCAAATCCAG AGACAAAAATTAATGGAGTCAGAAGCTCTATTATCTTCAGTGTCCAATGAGATAAGTGACAGAGACAGAGAATCAAACACAAAGAAACCAGACCACACAGAAGACTGCCTTCTAGTGGACAGAGG GCAAGCAGCACCTCGAGAGGACAGCCCCTCACAAACTGCCATGGTGAATGACCCTGAGGAGACATCCTCTGCCCAAGTTCTTCCCAGCCAGACTCTGAGACTTGAGCAGGACCCCTTCTATGTAAAAAA aAACACAAGTTCACTGGCAGTGTTACCTCATCAAAGGCTGAGGAGGAAGGCGGCGCTGGAGCACAGTCATGCCAGGCTCAAGAGATCTGAGCACAACCTCAGAGACTGTGATAGATGTGTCATTAGCTT ACAGCGCCCCCTGATGCAATGGATGTATCACTGCCGCTGGATAATCTTGGCCATCTACCTCACTGTTCTTTGCTCAATCATAATATTAGCCATATTAGTGTGGCTGCTGCAAACACCTGTCTTATGGATgtga
- the inavaa gene encoding innate immunity activator protein, producing MDCKEEISDSDSGIILNSGPDSPTSPVKDLNTHTRAMRLKQQALEDRLELCVLELKKLCIREAELTGKLPSDYPLLPDEKPPKVRRRIGAAFKLDEGFISQDGEESELHALEADLALQRQIYEAARKLSLEEHISKPVRKSRLQQCKREEKKLKELQDVILKHRINHGCVSPQTCYSSRQRDLCMSDDSSLSDAVALDDDSDSTPFSPAVLGSSTDSSIQRLTLLPNNGPKQSSSSSSLDYDASPIQNSPWKESSLDQPYQKQKPSHSACSSRSSSPTGSPTDMRMAELPPAPQFVFKSLPVRNNQPNSAPSTPELPLRRQFSQSFRLPRSKPELTKASSELGRGRTKLPRRRVTDFALAYSVQRLYQCSSEDSSSELSISSYSSSSSRETTTEAPKPCPPPYGYHRTAPNKAPGQLNTNSPPKNNNNNNPPHLMAGPSQVKINNRTPLQADMGRLQLGPNSQSGTIHSNKPRQVEVTSPKRILKPPPPYTKVVRTTSLREYPNHPSRVLPREMVSGELKTWHQKNNLAVSKHRSLERQGSFRIKRPEPPPYHQIPSQKPVSQKVILQRASDGTPLQWYEEEDSEIVSQV from the exons atggatTGTAAGGAGGAGATCAGTGACTCTGATAGCGGGATCATTTTAAACTCTG GCCCAGACAGCCCCACGTCTCCGGTGAAGGACCTGAACACGCACACACGTGCCATGAGGCTGAAGCAGCAGGCCCTTGAGGACAGACTGGAGCTGTGTGTCCTGGAGCTCAAGAAACTCTGCATTAGAGAGGCT GAGCTGACTGGAAAGCTGCCCTCTGATTACCCTCTCCTGCCTGACGAGAAGCCTCCAAAGGTCCGGCGACGCATCGGAGCCGCTTTTAAACTGGATGAGGGTTTTATTTCACAAGATGGCGAG GAGTCTGAGCTGCACGCGCTGGAGGCTGATCTCGCCCTGCAGCGGCAGATTTATGAGGCGGCCCGAAAGCTCTCCCTCGAGGAGCACATCAGCAAACCGGTGAGGAAAAGCCGACTGCAGCAGTGTAAACGCGAAGAGAAGAAGCTGAAAGAGCTGCAGGATGTGATACTGAAACACCGCATCAACCACGGCTGTGTCTCTCCACAGACCTGCTATTCATCCAGACAGAGag ATCTTTGTATGTCTGATGACAGCTCACTGTCTGACGCTGTTGCCTTGGATGATG ATTCCGACTCTACTCCCTTTTCTCCGGCTGTTCTGGGGTCTTCCACAGACAGCAGCATCCAGCGATTGACACTCTTACCCAATAACGGTCCAAAGCAGTCGAGCTCCAGCTCCAGTCTGGACTATGATGCCTCACCCATCCAGAACTCTCCATGGAAGGAATCCAGCTTGGACCAGCCGTACCAGAAACAAAAACCATCTCACTCTGCCTGCAGCAGCCGCTCAAG CAGTCCAACAGGCTCACCTACAGACATGAGAATGGCAGAACTTCCTCCAGCACCCCAGTTTGTGTTTAAAAGTCTGCCAGTGCGGAACAATCAGCCAAACAGCGCCCCCTCCACTCCAGAGCTGCCACTGCGCCGACAGTTCTCTCAGTCCTTCAG ACTTCCCAGAAGCAAACCAGAATTGACCAAGGCCAGCTCAGAACTGGGACGGGGCCGGACCAAGTTGCCACGTCGACGAGTTACTGATTTTGCGTTAGCCTACTCAGTTCAACGTTTATATCAGTGCAGCTCTGAAGACAGCAGCTCCGAGCTTTCCATTTCCTCATATAGCAGTTCCTCCAGCCGAGAGACAACCACCGAGGCGCCTAAACCATGTCCGCCACCATACGGCTACCATCGCACTGCTCCAAATAAAGCACCAGGCCAGCTCAACACCAACAGCCCAcccaaaaataacaacaacaacaacccaCCTCACCTCATGGCCGGCCCCAGTCAAGTGAAGATTAACAACAGGACACCACTTCAGGCAGACATGGGGAGGCTGCAACTTGGACCGAATTCACAATCTGGTACCATACATAGTAATAAACCCCGACAAGTGGAGGTTACTTCACCCAAACGGATTCTCAAGCCTCCCCCGCCGTACACAAAGGTGGTACGCACAACATCGCTAAGAGAGTACCCCAATCATCCCAGCCGGGTGCTTCCTCGAGAAATGGTATCAGGAGAGCTTAAAACCTGGCACCAGAAAAACAATTTAGCTGTGTCCAAACACCGCTCACTCGAACGGCAAGGATCGTTTCGAATTAAGCGCCCAGAGCCGCCACCCTACCACCAGATTCCCTCTCAAAAACCG GTTTCTCAGAAAGTGATTCTGCAAAGGGCTTCCGATGGAACGCCGCTGCAGTGGTATGAAGAGGAAGACTCTGAGATTGTGAGTCAGGTGTAA
- the fance gene encoding Fanconi anemia group E protein, which produces MDLKALLQRFDGRSRLLVHALHLGATGTNNAQTVFNKQRRCDPDFTLTPFLKTLCQQEAYVREDALVLKPLVCLFSEDFKRNLLCFLHLIHPGLPKDSVLHLLQCLTQDDGENQWACALIKQLQRDIEGTRKGTILTSNCTKTLKSLCARFRDANAKGRWASCFEGLKTEGKETDMSVLYQKKRKSDNMDHDGEVQEDHQSKRVKMDFSPSKEQERLPEEEEHKMRTTQQNQSAASVSQAHSDLLGSSKNLPDHMKAAIPVIKELLDTKSEWDESSVSALKVFHECDPNEVEVLCSLLSLSEASEQSLPQFCSCLLKLSPDLSHSTASAVITHLLLHKIVSLAEPASRCLVTAVMSLCTRYPRPTCQALIEPVLRKGQTGSAQAELLCRLVVDCLEPHHRPLVFRTILGVSWNENVLSVIHALLDSKLDLIEEDFSVFTDQLRSQSPYFSKSMKFAKMLLSVLTKYQSHVNSACHHTLSSCLSFNETFLKKSLQAALKRISL; this is translated from the exons ATGGATCTGAAAGCTCTGTTGCAGCGTTTCGACGGAAGGTCCCGGTTGCTGGTTCACGCTCTGCATTTAGGAGCAACCGGGACGAACAATGCGCAGACGGTTTTCAATAAACAGCGCAGATGTGATCCAGATTTCACCCTCACTCCGTTTTTAAAGACTCTGTGCCAGCAGGAAGCATATGTGCGCGAGGACGCTCTCGTTCT GAAACCTTTGGTGTGCTTGTTTTCTGAAGACTTTAAGCGAAATCTGCTGTGCTTTCTGCATCTGATTCACCCTGGACTGCCCAAAGACAGTGTTCTCCACCTGCTTCAATGTCTGACTCAGGATGATGGAGAAAATCAGTGGGCTTGTGCCTTAATCAAGCAGCTCCAAAGAGATATTGAGGGCACTAGGAAAGGGACCATCCTCACCTCAAACTGTACAAAGACACTAAAGAGTCTCTGTGCGAGATTCAGGGATGCTAATGCGAAGGGAAGATGGGCCTCTTGTTTTGAGGGGCTTAAAACAGAGGGTAAAGAGACTGACATGTCAGTTTTATatcagaaaaaaaggaaaagtgaCAACATGGATCATGATGGAGAAGTTCAGGAAGATCATCAAAGTAAAAGGGTAAAGATGGATTTCTCTCCAAGTAAAGAACAAGAGAGGTTGCCTGAAGAGGAGGAACATAAAATGAGAACAACACAGCAGAACCAGAGCGCTGCCTCTGTTTCACAGGCTCATTCTGATCTTTTGGGGTCTTCAAAAAACCTGCCAGACCACATGAAG GCTGCCATTCCTGTGATTAAAGAATTACTAGATACAAAGtcagag tgGGATGAGAGCTCTGTGTCTGCTCTGAAAGTATTTCATGAATGTGACCCCAATGAG GTGGAGGTATTGTGTTCACTGCTGTCTTTGTCCGAAGCATCTGAACAGAGTTTACCTCAGTTCTGTAGCTGCCTGTTGAAACTGTCCCCAGACCTCAGTCACAGCACTGCTTCTGCTGTGATCACACACCTGCTGCTCCACAAG ATTGTGTCCCTTGCAGAACCTGCTTCTCGCTGTTTGGTAACAGCCGTAATGTCTCTTTGCACTCGTTACCCCAGGCCAACCTGCCAGGCTCTAATAGAGCCAGTTTTACGAAAGGGACAAACTG GAAGCGCCCAGGCAGAGTTACTCTGTAGACTGGTTGTGGACTGCCTTGAGCCACATCACAGGCCTCTTGTATTTCG GACAATACTTGGAGTGTCCTGGAATGAGAATGTGTTATCAGTCATCCATGCATTGCTAGATTCAAAG CTTGATCTGATTGAGGAGGATTTCTCTGTCTTCACCGACCAGCTTCGCAGTCAGTCTCCATATTTTAGCAAATCTATGAAGTTTGCCAAGATGTTGCTGAGCGTCTTGACCAAATATCAGTCACAT GTAAATTCTGCATGCCACCACACACTTTCCAGCTGCTTGTCTTTCAATGAAACCTTCCTCAAGAAATCATTGCAGGCTGCATTAAAACGGATTTCTCTTTGA
- the rpl10a gene encoding large ribosomal subunit protein uL1 — MDIEALKKLNKNKKMVKKLAKKYDAFLASESLIKQIPRILGPGLNKAGKFPSLLTHNENLGTKVDEVKSTIKFQMKKVLCLAVAVGHVKMTEEELVYNIHLAVNFLVSLLKKNWQNVRALYIKSTMGKPQRLY; from the exons ATGGACATCGAGGCTCTTAAAAAGCTCAACAAGAACAAGAAAATGGTGAAGAAGCTGG CAAAGAAGTATGATGCTTTCCTGGCCTCTGAGTCTCTGATCAAGCAGATTCCTCGTATCCTGGGACCTGGCCTCAACAAGGCAGGAAAGTTTCCCTCTCTGCTCACCCATAATGAGAACCTGGGCACCAAGGTGGATGAAGTGAAATCCACCATCAAATTCCAGATGAAGAAG GTTCTGTGTCTGGCTGTGGCTGTTGGTCATGTCAAGATGACCGAGGAAGAGCTGGTCTACAACATCCACCTGGCTGTGAACTTCCTGGTGTCTCTGCTGAAGAAGAACTGGCAGAACGTCAGAGCTCTCTACATCAAGAGCACCATGGGAAAGCCACAGCGCCTCTATTAA